Proteins from a single region of Synechococcus sp. WH 8109:
- the abc-f gene encoding ribosomal protection-like ABC-F family protein: protein MLRLENVSKIYPTGEVLRAVTWEVKPGDRIGLVGVNGAGKSTQMRLIAGHEEPTSGQVVRQGEPRIAYLQQEFDVDLERTVRQELFQAFGEAAEVMNQQKQVEEAMGSERAAEDPDHLDQLIQELGKLQSRFEALHGYELDARIDKLLPTIGFTPEGAELQVKDYSGGWQMRIALGKILLQEPDLLLLDEPTNHLDVGTIQWLENYLLEQSAALVVISHDRTFLDRVCNQIVSTERGVSRSYLGNYTAHLEQKQLEREATQAAFERQQKEIATQQAYIDRFRASATRSTQAKSREKQLDKVERVEAPIESVAGPSFQFPPAPRSGAQVALIDNVTHSYGDKILFLGAELEVERGDRIAFVGPNGAGKSTLLRLVMGVETPDEGSARLGEHNVIAGYFEQNQAEALDLSKTVIDTMYEAVPDWTQTQVRSLLGSFCFSNETVFKDVGKLSGGEKARLALALMLLTPCNLLVLDEPTNHLDIPAKQMLEDALMAYEGAALLVSHDRYFISRVANRIVELRDGELVMYRGDYNYYLEKKEEERAAAKEKDLASEREAKRKANKEKQKARDARRKKAA, encoded by the coding sequence GTGCTGCGACTCGAAAACGTCAGCAAGATCTACCCCACGGGGGAAGTGCTCCGGGCCGTGACCTGGGAGGTGAAACCTGGAGACAGGATCGGCCTGGTGGGCGTGAACGGCGCCGGCAAGTCCACCCAGATGCGTCTGATCGCCGGACACGAAGAGCCCACCAGCGGCCAGGTGGTTCGGCAGGGGGAACCCCGCATCGCTTATCTCCAGCAGGAATTCGACGTAGACCTGGAGCGCACCGTGCGCCAGGAACTATTTCAAGCCTTCGGCGAAGCGGCCGAAGTAATGAACCAGCAGAAGCAGGTGGAAGAGGCGATGGGCTCCGAACGGGCCGCGGAGGATCCCGACCATCTGGACCAGCTGATCCAAGAACTGGGAAAGCTGCAAAGCCGTTTCGAAGCACTGCATGGCTACGAACTCGATGCCCGCATCGACAAGCTCCTGCCCACGATCGGCTTCACCCCGGAGGGCGCTGAGCTGCAGGTGAAGGACTATTCCGGCGGATGGCAGATGCGGATCGCCCTGGGGAAAATCCTGCTGCAGGAACCGGATCTTCTGCTGCTCGACGAACCCACCAACCATCTGGATGTCGGAACCATCCAGTGGCTGGAGAACTACCTGCTGGAGCAGAGCGCAGCCCTTGTGGTGATCAGCCACGACCGCACCTTCCTCGACCGGGTCTGCAATCAGATCGTTTCCACCGAACGGGGGGTGTCCCGCAGCTACCTCGGCAACTACACCGCCCACCTGGAGCAGAAACAACTGGAGCGGGAGGCCACACAGGCGGCCTTCGAACGGCAGCAGAAGGAGATCGCCACGCAACAGGCCTACATCGATCGCTTCCGCGCCAGTGCCACCCGCAGCACCCAGGCCAAAAGCCGTGAGAAGCAGCTGGACAAGGTGGAACGGGTGGAGGCACCAATCGAATCAGTGGCCGGGCCAAGTTTTCAGTTCCCGCCTGCCCCGCGCTCTGGCGCCCAGGTTGCCCTGATCGACAACGTCACCCACAGCTATGGAGACAAAATCCTTTTCCTGGGGGCTGAACTGGAAGTGGAGCGGGGTGACCGAATCGCCTTCGTAGGCCCCAATGGTGCGGGTAAGTCCACCCTGCTGCGTCTGGTGATGGGGGTTGAAACCCCCGATGAAGGTAGTGCCCGGCTTGGGGAGCACAACGTGATTGCGGGGTACTTCGAACAAAACCAGGCCGAAGCCCTGGATCTGTCCAAGACCGTGATCGACACGATGTACGAAGCGGTTCCCGACTGGACCCAGACCCAGGTTCGTTCGCTGCTGGGCAGTTTCTGCTTCAGCAACGAAACGGTGTTCAAGGACGTCGGGAAGCTCAGCGGCGGAGAGAAAGCCCGTCTGGCCCTGGCCCTGATGCTGCTCACCCCCTGCAATCTGCTGGTCCTGGATGAGCCCACCAATCACCTCGACATTCCCGCCAAGCAGATGCTCGAGGACGCCTTGATGGCCTACGAGGGAGCCGCGCTGCTGGTCTCCCACGACCGCTATTTCATCTCCCGCGTCGCCAACCGCATCGTGGAACTGCGGGACGGAGAACTGGTGATGTATCGCGGCGATTACAACTACTACCTCGAGAAAAAAGAGGAAGAAAGGGCAGCTGCGAAAGAGAAAGACTTGGCTTCGGAACGGGAGGCCAAGCGGAAGGCCAACAAGGAGAAGCAGAAGGCACGCGACGCCCGCCGTAAAAAGGCGGCCTGA
- a CDS encoding trypsin-like peptidase domain-containing protein — MVNSSSRSFVASALAGGVLVAGVLSLPLIVGPQQAEARPEICRDSFVAAAVKRSGPAVISLETARTVKQSSVAGVPPALMQDPLFRHFFGIPRAKGPRSRVQRGQGSGVIFDAKGLLLTNAHVVEGADQLSVELSDGRRVLARIVGKDSLTDLAVVRLEGAGPWPVADLGDSDRLSVGDWAIAVGNPFGLESTVTLGIISNLNRNVAQLGISGKRLDLIQTDAAINPGNSGGPLLNADGEVIGINTLVRSGPGAGLGFAIPINRARTIAQQLVDSGKARHPVIGIRLSPVPRPTPTSPVPPGAVIRAVQPGGPADRAGLKVDDVILRLDGQAVEGPAAVVSAIERRGVGAWVALEVQRAQERVSINVKPVDLSALAPG; from the coding sequence GTGGTCAACTCCTCGTCCCGCTCGTTTGTCGCCTCTGCTCTGGCGGGGGGAGTTCTGGTGGCCGGCGTGTTGTCGCTTCCCTTGATCGTTGGTCCTCAGCAAGCAGAGGCGCGCCCGGAGATCTGTCGCGACTCGTTTGTGGCTGCCGCTGTGAAGCGCAGTGGTCCGGCAGTGATCAGCTTGGAGACGGCGCGGACCGTCAAGCAGTCCAGTGTTGCGGGTGTGCCGCCGGCCCTGATGCAGGACCCTTTGTTTCGCCACTTCTTCGGCATCCCACGCGCCAAAGGTCCGCGCTCCAGGGTGCAGCGCGGCCAAGGCAGTGGAGTGATCTTCGATGCCAAGGGCCTGCTGCTCACCAATGCCCATGTGGTGGAAGGGGCGGATCAACTCAGCGTGGAGCTCTCCGATGGCAGGAGGGTGCTCGCCCGAATAGTTGGCAAAGATAGCCTCACTGATCTCGCGGTGGTGCGCCTGGAGGGCGCCGGGCCCTGGCCGGTCGCGGATCTGGGGGATTCCGACCGGCTCAGCGTGGGCGACTGGGCGATTGCCGTGGGAAATCCCTTTGGCCTGGAGAGCACGGTGACTCTGGGAATCATCAGCAACCTCAACCGCAACGTTGCTCAGTTAGGAATTTCCGGCAAACGTCTTGACCTGATTCAGACCGACGCGGCGATCAATCCTGGTAATTCGGGCGGGCCACTGCTCAATGCCGACGGTGAGGTGATCGGCATCAACACCTTGGTGCGATCAGGGCCTGGGGCAGGTCTGGGTTTTGCCATTCCGATCAATCGGGCTCGAACCATTGCCCAGCAGCTGGTGGACAGCGGCAAGGCCCGTCATCCGGTGATCGGCATCCGTCTGTCGCCGGTGCCCCGGCCCACCCCCACATCCCCGGTGCCGCCAGGTGCGGTCATTCGCGCTGTTCAACCTGGAGGGCCGGCGGACCGCGCCGGGCTCAAGGTGGATGATGTGATCCTTCGCTTGGATGGCCAGGCGGTTGAGGGCCCAGCTGCGGTGGTCAGTGCCATTGAACGCCGCGGTGTGGGTGCCTGGGTTGCGCTCGAGGTGCAGCGAGCTCAGGAGCGGGTCTCGATCAACGTCAAGCCCGTCGATTTGTCGGCATTGGCCCCTGGCTGA
- a CDS encoding DUF2973 domain-containing protein, whose protein sequence is MLGSLFPLIYGALFVALLWQAFRVMSKGFRAASGPINSSPNNAPNDRTGQVTVHPELLDSEGRITEEALLTVRFGGDDDEASTAAGPGTE, encoded by the coding sequence ATGCTCGGTTCGCTGTTTCCCCTCATCTACGGAGCGCTATTCGTGGCCCTGTTGTGGCAGGCCTTCCGCGTGATGAGCAAGGGTTTCCGCGCTGCCAGCGGTCCGATCAACAGCTCGCCCAACAACGCTCCGAACGACCGCACAGGCCAGGTAACCGTCCACCCAGAACTGCTGGACAGCGAGGGACGCATCACGGAAGAGGCCCTGCTGACGGTGCGCTTCGGCGGTGACGATGACGAAGCCTCGACGGCCGCGGGACCCGGCACTGAATAA
- the hrpB gene encoding ATP-dependent helicase HrpB, whose product MSQFPIDALLKQICSAVRPGRTVLLQAPPGAGKTTRVPLALIGALTEGEGVFFAEHRKIWMIEPRRLATKSAAARLAESLGEDIGARIGYAVRGEQKRSKRTQVEVITDGLFLRRLQSDPSLDGVGCVIFDEFHERGRDTDLSLALLREARPLLNPDLAVILMSATLDLSDLKERLPEATVLESPGRSHPVDTHHQPPRPDEPLPKQVLRAIEQHALDQPQGSGVLVFLPGLTEIERCMQTLTAAHSLQNWKIQALHGQMPLQKQSLALQRCDPNQDGSIILASAIAESSLTIDGVRLVIDSGLSRQLRYDPNTRMEGLETTVSSLASAEQRRGRAGRQCPGHCIRLWSPAEQQRRPPFHPPELLLADPQPVLMELAQWGAGLGEELPWLDPPPSAAMQEGQHGLQQLGLLEHDGRISDRGRLIGGLGVHPRLGMLLVEAHEQGVPQLGCDLAAILSERDPFDRRQVGSDLEARLNSIQRHSSLRTLSQQLHRQLKRLGTSPQKRDASVNAGDLILAAFPEWLAQQRPGQVGRYRLRQGRGATLLPWDPLQGSPALAVARVDMGGRDTRIQMAVALSQGTLESIAERDGYWQDEARWDPERQRVRAERQLKLGALVVHRTPQPSPAAALCRTLLIEQLKKNGSLDVLPWTDSSDQLRQRLAWMHQQVGVPWPDRDLTTLLEQADTWLGPSLEGCLGWSDISATALEEALWGDLDWSFRQQLDDLLPRRIPIPSGRQAALLYTADEAILAVKLQEMFGSDDGPRVLNGRIPVTLELLSPAGRPLQRTRALKGFWEGSYQEVRREMRGRYPKHPWPEDPRQALPTSRTKRRSDG is encoded by the coding sequence TTGAGCCAGTTCCCGATCGACGCCCTGTTGAAGCAGATCTGTTCTGCGGTCCGCCCGGGGAGAACGGTTCTGCTCCAGGCACCGCCCGGGGCGGGCAAGACCACACGGGTTCCCCTGGCGCTGATCGGAGCCCTAACAGAAGGCGAGGGCGTTTTTTTTGCAGAGCATCGGAAAATCTGGATGATTGAGCCGCGGCGGCTGGCCACCAAATCGGCCGCCGCCCGTCTTGCCGAGAGCCTTGGAGAAGACATCGGCGCGCGCATCGGTTATGCCGTGCGCGGGGAACAGAAGCGATCCAAGCGCACCCAGGTGGAGGTGATCACCGACGGCCTCTTCCTGCGGCGCTTGCAGAGCGACCCCTCGCTGGATGGAGTGGGGTGCGTGATCTTCGATGAATTTCATGAGCGTGGGCGTGATACGGACCTATCCCTCGCCTTGCTGCGCGAGGCGAGGCCTCTGCTGAATCCAGATCTCGCCGTGATCTTGATGTCGGCCACGCTGGATCTATCCGATCTGAAGGAACGACTGCCCGAAGCAACGGTGCTGGAAAGCCCGGGCCGCAGTCACCCGGTGGACACCCACCACCAACCACCACGGCCGGACGAACCCCTGCCGAAGCAGGTGTTACGCGCCATCGAGCAACACGCCCTCGACCAACCGCAAGGCAGCGGTGTTCTGGTCTTCCTGCCGGGGCTGACGGAGATTGAACGCTGCATGCAAACCCTGACAGCAGCCCATTCCCTGCAGAACTGGAAGATTCAGGCGCTGCATGGCCAAATGCCCCTGCAGAAGCAGAGTTTAGCCCTGCAGCGCTGCGACCCTAACCAGGACGGCAGCATCATCCTGGCCAGCGCCATTGCCGAGAGCTCCCTCACGATTGATGGGGTGCGCCTGGTTATTGACAGCGGCCTCAGCCGTCAACTGCGTTACGACCCCAACACCCGCATGGAGGGCCTTGAGACCACCGTCTCCAGCCTGGCCAGTGCAGAGCAGCGCCGGGGCCGGGCAGGCCGGCAATGCCCGGGCCACTGCATCCGCCTCTGGTCTCCGGCAGAGCAACAGCGGCGCCCCCCCTTTCACCCCCCTGAACTGCTGTTAGCAGATCCCCAGCCCGTGCTGATGGAACTGGCCCAGTGGGGGGCTGGGCTGGGTGAAGAGCTGCCGTGGCTGGACCCTCCCCCCTCAGCAGCCATGCAGGAGGGGCAGCACGGCCTTCAACAGCTCGGTCTGCTGGAACACGACGGCCGGATCAGCGATCGGGGACGGCTGATCGGCGGCCTCGGCGTTCACCCTCGTCTCGGCATGCTGCTGGTGGAGGCCCACGAACAGGGCGTCCCCCAGCTGGGCTGTGATCTGGCGGCCATCCTCAGCGAACGGGATCCCTTCGATCGCCGCCAGGTCGGCAGCGATCTCGAAGCTCGTCTCAACAGCATCCAGCGCCATTCATCCCTACGAACGCTCAGTCAGCAACTTCACCGCCAGCTGAAGCGACTGGGTACCTCACCCCAGAAGCGAGACGCTTCCGTCAATGCTGGCGATCTGATCCTGGCGGCCTTTCCGGAATGGCTGGCTCAACAGCGTCCAGGCCAGGTCGGTCGCTATCGGCTGCGTCAGGGCCGCGGAGCCACCCTGCTGCCCTGGGATCCGCTCCAGGGCAGTCCAGCCCTGGCCGTCGCCAGGGTCGACATGGGCGGCCGTGACACGCGGATCCAGATGGCGGTGGCCCTCAGCCAGGGCACCCTGGAAAGCATCGCTGAGCGGGACGGCTACTGGCAGGACGAGGCCCGCTGGGATCCCGAACGCCAGCGGGTCCGTGCCGAACGCCAGCTCAAACTGGGGGCATTGGTGGTGCACCGAACGCCACAACCTTCGCCAGCCGCAGCGCTGTGCCGCACCCTGCTGATCGAGCAGCTGAAGAAGAATGGCAGTCTTGATGTCCTGCCCTGGACGGACAGCAGCGATCAGCTGCGCCAACGGCTGGCATGGATGCACCAACAGGTGGGCGTCCCCTGGCCTGATCGCGATCTGACAACCCTGCTGGAGCAGGCTGACACCTGGCTTGGTCCAAGCCTGGAAGGCTGTCTGGGCTGGAGCGACATCAGCGCGACAGCCTTAGAAGAAGCACTCTGGGGCGATCTGGACTGGAGCTTCAGGCAACAGCTGGATGACCTGCTGCCGCGCCGCATCCCAATCCCCTCCGGCCGGCAAGCCGCGCTGCTTTACACCGCCGACGAGGCGATCCTCGCCGTGAAATTGCAGGAGATGTTCGGATCTGACGACGGCCCCCGCGTGCTGAACGGCCGTATCCCCGTCACGCTGGAGCTGCTCTCACCAGCCGGACGCCCCCTGCAACGCACCCGCGCCCTCAAAGGCTTCTGGGAAGGCAGCTACCAGGAGGTGCGCCGGGAAATGCGAGGGCGCTACCCCAAGCACCCCTGGCCCGAAGACCCTCGACAGGCGCTGCCGACGTCCCGGACCAAGCGCCGGTCGGACGGATGA
- a CDS encoding chlorophyll a/b-binding protein has protein sequence MSDNARFGFVNFAETWNGRLAMMGFVIGLGTELLTGQGILTQIGLG, from the coding sequence ATGTCCGACAATGCACGCTTCGGCTTCGTCAACTTCGCTGAGACCTGGAACGGTCGTCTGGCCATGATGGGCTTTGTGATCGGCCTCGGCACCGAGCTCCTGACCGGCCAAGGCATCCTGACTCAGATCGGCCTCGGCTGA
- the xseA gene encoding exodeoxyribonuclease VII large subunit, translating to MSVDRLPTYSVAELNTAIGSLLERGFAPRFLLEATVSRPQLKKGHLWLTLTDGSASISSVVWASKLAQLSYQPKDGDGVTVVGKLNFWAARASLTVQALDIRPSLSTVLRDFERVRQLLEQEEVIDPRRRRPLPSQPSSIAVLTSVPSSALADMLRTAAERWPLTQLIVVPIPVQGSVAPTIISTLESLAERSTELGLQALVLARGGGSREDLAVFDNEVLCRLLAHYPIPVVTGLGHEDDLTVADLVADHRAATPTAAIVALLPDREAEHQGLVQRQSRLKEALLGRIHRERQRLQDRAIALQQQSPLEKIRRFRQELAQKHQLLKALSPERWLKRGLALISNEAGESISSLESVKIGDQLNIRVSDGNLEARVDQIQRSDPNTTS from the coding sequence TTGAGCGTTGATCGTCTTCCGACCTACTCCGTTGCTGAGCTGAACACAGCCATCGGAAGCCTGCTGGAACGCGGCTTTGCGCCGCGTTTTTTGCTGGAAGCAACGGTCTCACGCCCTCAACTCAAGAAGGGTCACCTCTGGCTCACGCTCACCGATGGCTCCGCCAGTATTTCCAGTGTGGTGTGGGCTTCAAAACTGGCGCAGTTGAGCTACCAGCCCAAGGACGGGGACGGCGTCACCGTTGTGGGCAAGCTCAATTTCTGGGCAGCGCGAGCCAGCCTTACGGTTCAGGCGCTGGACATCCGCCCCAGCCTCAGCACGGTGCTCCGTGACTTTGAACGGGTGCGTCAGCTGCTGGAACAGGAAGAGGTGATCGACCCCAGGCGTCGGAGGCCGCTTCCGAGCCAACCCTCCTCCATCGCAGTGCTCACTAGCGTGCCCAGCTCCGCCCTGGCCGACATGCTCCGTACCGCGGCGGAACGCTGGCCCCTGACCCAACTGATCGTGGTGCCGATTCCTGTGCAGGGGTCCGTGGCTCCGACGATTATCAGCACCCTGGAAAGCTTGGCTGAACGCTCCACCGAGCTGGGACTTCAAGCTTTGGTGCTCGCCCGCGGCGGTGGCAGCCGAGAAGACTTAGCAGTGTTCGACAACGAGGTCCTTTGCCGCCTCCTGGCGCACTACCCCATACCGGTCGTGACAGGCCTGGGGCATGAGGACGATCTCACCGTCGCCGATCTGGTGGCAGACCATCGCGCAGCCACGCCAACGGCGGCGATTGTGGCACTGCTGCCCGACCGCGAGGCGGAACACCAGGGACTTGTGCAACGGCAAAGCCGATTGAAAGAGGCACTGCTAGGGAGGATTCATCGCGAGCGTCAGCGGCTCCAGGATCGGGCCATTGCGCTGCAGCAACAGTCTCCACTGGAGAAGATCAGGCGCTTTCGCCAGGAGCTGGCCCAAAAGCACCAATTGCTCAAGGCACTTTCGCCGGAACGCTGGCTGAAACGCGGCTTGGCCCTGATTAGCAACGAAGCCGGCGAGTCCATCTCAAGCCTGGAATCCGTCAAGATCGGTGATCAGCTCAACATTCGAGTGAGCGACGGAAACCTTGAGGCCCGGGTCGATCAGATCCAGCGCAGTGACCCCAACACCACCTCCTGA
- the xseB gene encoding exodeoxyribonuclease VII small subunit — MSKRQVNKVHRDRIEVWRKDAESLSYEEAMQALDLLLAELQNDNVPLADLQQKVLHGEVYLSRCQNLLDSVEQSIIELDPTTLKATNNA, encoded by the coding sequence ATGAGCAAGCGCCAAGTCAACAAAGTGCACCGTGATCGCATCGAAGTGTGGCGAAAGGATGCCGAAAGCCTGAGCTACGAAGAAGCCATGCAGGCTCTGGATCTGCTGCTTGCTGAGCTGCAGAACGACAATGTTCCCTTGGCGGACTTGCAGCAAAAAGTTCTCCACGGCGAGGTTTATCTGAGCCGTTGCCAGAACCTGCTCGACAGCGTCGAACAATCAATTATCGAACTCGATCCCACAACCCTTAAAGCCACGAACAATGCGTAA
- a CDS encoding DUF2834 domain-containing protein, whose amino-acid sequence MRKALPWIYLLLAVLGAILPWKANLEFIAEGGGQAFDLARFIADASTTAASRSLSADLLVGASAVTLWICVEGPRQKIKGWWLAIPLSFGVAFACAAPFFLFLRERQLQAQESESTS is encoded by the coding sequence ATGCGTAAAGCCCTGCCTTGGATCTATCTGCTTCTGGCTGTGTTGGGAGCGATCCTGCCCTGGAAAGCCAACCTGGAGTTCATCGCTGAAGGAGGTGGACAGGCCTTTGATTTGGCGCGATTTATCGCCGACGCCAGCACCACAGCCGCCTCACGCTCCTTGAGCGCTGACCTGCTGGTGGGAGCCAGTGCCGTCACACTATGGATCTGCGTGGAAGGCCCACGTCAGAAGATCAAAGGCTGGTGGCTGGCCATCCCCTTAAGTTTTGGCGTGGCCTTTGCCTGTGCTGCTCCGTTTTTCTTGTTCCTGCGGGAACGACAGCTGCAGGCTCAAGAATCGGAATCCACGTCCTGA
- a CDS encoding YihY/virulence factor BrkB family protein, protein MPRRSIARRLSGQIWQACQRWNNAECVDLSAAFAYFVLQSFFPLLLIALSVAARVFGRTDSLDNVLASVTQVLPPSATSLVDSTLRGLVDQGFGAGILGVVVLLLTASNAYLTLQRGADRLWSEILPESSIGLSWWQQVVQFCRTRVEAFLTVFAISVLIIFQQLVLSVGQLPEEILGVLDGVIPGLMGFVRSSPILPLGRIIVPALILSLMAWLLQVVLPSRRVPSIPLIPGSLLIGFGLAFLNKILSLSIVSLGNRYQAYGVIGSVLVLTLWVWLVGVILYFGQCLSVELVAVRLAKPRLGEPNSVTS, encoded by the coding sequence GTGCCGAGACGTTCAATTGCTCGACGTTTAAGTGGGCAAATCTGGCAGGCATGTCAGCGTTGGAATAACGCTGAATGTGTGGATTTAAGTGCCGCTTTTGCGTATTTCGTTCTTCAGTCGTTCTTCCCGCTTCTTCTGATTGCGTTGTCTGTCGCTGCACGGGTGTTTGGTAGAACGGATAGTCTCGATAATGTGTTGGCATCCGTGACGCAGGTCTTACCGCCATCAGCAACCAGCCTGGTTGATTCAACTTTGCGTGGCTTGGTCGATCAAGGCTTCGGGGCTGGAATCCTCGGTGTTGTTGTTTTACTTCTCACGGCTAGTAACGCTTACTTGACGCTCCAGCGTGGAGCTGATCGGCTGTGGTCCGAGATTCTGCCGGAGTCATCAATTGGTTTGTCTTGGTGGCAACAAGTTGTGCAGTTTTGTCGAACGCGTGTTGAGGCTTTTCTGACGGTTTTTGCAATATCTGTTTTGATTATTTTTCAACAGTTAGTGCTTAGTGTCGGGCAGCTTCCAGAAGAGATTCTTGGTGTCTTGGATGGAGTTATTCCAGGCTTAATGGGATTTGTGCGCTCAAGTCCCATTCTTCCCCTCGGGCGGATAATTGTCCCCGCCTTGATCTTGTCCTTGATGGCCTGGCTGCTTCAGGTGGTGTTGCCCAGTCGTCGTGTTCCTTCGATTCCTCTCATTCCAGGCTCGTTGTTGATTGGATTTGGTCTGGCTTTTCTCAACAAAATTCTGAGTTTGAGTATTGTTTCTCTGGGTAATCGCTATCAGGCCTATGGCGTAATTGGTAGTGTTTTGGTCTTGACGCTTTGGGTTTGGTTGGTGGGTGTAATTCTTTATTTTGGACAGTGTTTAAGTGTGGAATTGGTTGCAGTTCGTCTTGCCAAGCCTCGGCTCGGAGAACCGAACAGTGTGACGTCTTGA
- a CDS encoding inositol monophosphatase family protein: protein MVTSVLSDDQLGAVHLLLDRIRARQLQDFGQIGSDVKPDGSLITDCDRWSDASLVEGLASIAPGEGVLSEEGSKTVPKTRAYWVVDPLDGTTNFAAGIPYWAISVARFVDGRPSEVFLDVPALNQRFVALRGRGATRNNQPLTSETRVLATSACVSLCSRSIRVLQRKPDQRFPGKIRLLGVASLNLVSVAMGQTIASLEATPKLWDLAAAWLVLDELGCPIRWLDADPARLTPGEDVSELGFPMLAAGSWAHLARFLPWGEALVQP from the coding sequence GTGGTGACGTCGGTGCTGAGTGACGATCAACTGGGCGCAGTCCATCTGTTGCTGGATCGCATCCGTGCTCGTCAGTTGCAGGACTTTGGTCAGATCGGCTCTGACGTAAAGCCCGATGGCTCCCTAATTACGGACTGCGATCGCTGGAGTGATGCCTCTCTGGTGGAGGGTCTGGCCAGCATCGCCCCTGGTGAAGGTGTCCTTAGTGAGGAAGGTTCGAAAACAGTTCCGAAAACGCGGGCCTACTGGGTTGTGGATCCTTTGGACGGGACCACCAATTTTGCTGCGGGCATTCCCTATTGGGCGATTTCCGTGGCTCGCTTTGTCGACGGCCGTCCCAGTGAGGTTTTCCTGGATGTGCCAGCTCTGAACCAACGCTTTGTCGCTTTGCGTGGTCGGGGTGCCACTCGAAACAATCAGCCTTTGACCTCGGAGACTCGAGTCCTGGCCACAAGTGCATGCGTCTCTCTTTGCAGTCGCTCCATTCGCGTGCTGCAGCGCAAACCGGATCAGCGTTTTCCAGGGAAGATCCGTTTGCTTGGTGTCGCCAGCCTCAATTTGGTGAGTGTTGCGATGGGACAGACCATCGCCTCACTTGAAGCCACGCCCAAGTTATGGGATCTGGCGGCAGCTTGGTTGGTGCTGGACGAACTGGGTTGTCCGATTCGCTGGTTGGATGCGGATCCTGCCCGACTCACTCCAGGAGAAGACGTTTCCGAGCTCGGCTTCCCCATGTTGGCGGCCGGTTCATGGGCTCACCTAGCGCGTTTTCTCCCCTGGGGAGAAGCTCTGGTTCAGCCCTGA